The Hujiaoplasma nucleasis DNA window TTCCAACAGGTTTATCAGGCTGAGTCACCACCAAATCAACTTCAAATTTCTTATTTAATTCCTCTAATATTTTAACAGCAAAATCCATGCTGCCCATAAAACATACTTTCATAGTAACTCCTTTCATATTCCTGGAAAATGATCAACTCTAATATAGATATCTTTATCAACATATTTTGTCATCATCTTTTGGATAATTTCATTGATATCAGGTTCGTTTTTAAATTTTATCATGATCTTACTTGTGTACTTATTTTTTATTTTTATAACATCTGAAGAAGGTCCAAGACAAATACTATCTTCAGCAAGTTCTTTCTTTAAATCCTTAACCAAAGCCATACCAAAAACCATGATGTGTTTCAATGATACGCCTGTTAATTCCATTTGAATTAAAAAGTAAAAAGGCTCATATCTAGCAATTCTCCTTAATCTCATCTCATGTTCATAAAAACCCTGATAATCATTTTCATAGGCATATTTTATAGCATAATGATTTGGATTATAGGCTTGTATATAAACCTCACCTAAAGTATCTCTTCGTCCAGATCTACCTGAAACTTGCATAATTAATTGAAAAGTTTTCTCTGGTGCTCTAAAGTCAGGAACAAACAAGTTACCATCTGCCTGTAAAACACCCACTAAAGTAACTCGAGGAAAATCTAATCCCTTGGCTATCATTTGTGTACCTATCAAAATATCGCCTTTTTCTTGGAATTGATGCAATAATTTTTCATGTGAATTTTTCTTACTTGTTGTATCTGTATCCATCCTAAATATTTTCGCATGAGGAAATTTATTCTTTAAATCAGCTTCTATTTTTTGAGTACCTGTTCCCATAAATTCTAGATCCCTTGACCCACAGTGTTCACAAGTTTTAGGAACCCCTTGTTCATAAGCACAATAATGACACTTCATTTGTTGAGAAGCTTGATGATAAGTTAAAGAGATATCACAATTCTTACATTTTAATACATGACCACATTCCCTACAAATCATGAAATTAGAATAACCTCTTCGATTAATCAAAAGAATGACTTGTTGGTCATTGTCTAATCTTTGCTTGATTGCCTCTAATAAGGCTCTTGATATATCATCACTATGACCATCTTTAAACTCTTCTAACATATTAATAATTTTGATAAGTGGAGGCTTAGAGTTTAAAGCTCTATTTTCTAATTTCAATAATTGATAATAGCCCCTAGATACTCTAGCATAAGATTCAATATTAGGGGTGGCTGATCCTAACAGCAACAAAGCTTGATGGTTTTTAGCCCTTTTCTTTAAAATATCAATAGCATAATAAGGTAAATTCTCTGTTTGTTTATAAGAACTTTCATGACATTCATCAACAATCATTAATCCTATATTTTTAAGGGGTGCAAAGCATGCACTTCGAGCACCAATGACTATTTTTGCTTCACCATTGATAATACGACGCCACTCATCATATTTTTCCATAGATGATAAACCAGAATGAATAGAAGCAACAAGATGTTTAAATTTACTTTTAAAACGTTGAATCATCATCGGTGTTAAAGAAATTTCTGGAACAAGTAAAATTACAGTTTGATCTTTTTCGATAACTGATTCAATGGCTTTCATATATATTTCAGTCTTACCAGAACCTGTCACACCATGCAATAAAATAGTATGTTCATGGCCTAATTGACTTAAAATCTCATGGTATACAACTTCTTGTTCATGACTTAAAGTAACATCAAAACTTTCTCTAGTATATACAGTTTCTACTTTTCTATAGACTTCTTTATCAAAAATCTTAATGAAATGATGTTTTTCCATAGTATTTAATACAGAAGCGCTAATATCAACTTTATTTAGGACAATATTTACTAAATCCTTATGACCAGGTCTATGATATAAATAATCATAAACAAGTTTTTGTTTATCTGTTAAGGATTGATTATCTTTAATAAGTAATTGCACAAATCTTTTTGAGAGATTTTTATTTTTTTTCTTAATATCGTAATTTTGCTTTAATTTCTTCTTTTTGATTAAGGATAAGACTTCTTCATAAATACTTTCATCAATTTGATCTAAATAAATCTCCTCTTGTTTTTTAAATAAGTCAAGCAAATTTTTATCGACACCATCTTCATCAATCAAAGATAATTTAGCTTTATACATGACTTTTAAAGCCGAGGGTAAAATAGTTTCTAAAACAGATATTAATAAATATCCTGTTTCTCGACTTAAAGTTTGAGCTAATTCAATCAATTCTTGGTTTAAATATGATTCTAAGTCCACAAGCCTTTCAATTGACTTCAATTCCTTATGATATTCAGAATGTTCTGAAATTCCCAAACAATAACCCATCACTTGACGACTACCAAAAGGTACGATTACACGTGATCCCAATGTTAAAATATTCTCATATTTTTTGGGAATCAAATAATCATACATTTTATCAACATTCTTAGATTTTACATCAACTAAAACTTTTGCGAACATAAATACTCCTGAACTATATTATATCACTTTTATCTTGATTAAAAAAGATTAAGAAGGTTTCAATTGATTGCAAAATCACTCAATAACCTATATAATAGATATGTTAAAATATGGAGGAATTATAAAATGAATAACTTATTAAAACTAAATAATGAAGCAGCTGTTTTTGCTTTAGGCGGACTTGGAGAAGTCGGCAAAAACATGTATGTGATTCAATATGAGGATGAACTAATCATTGTAGACTCAGGCATTTTATTCCCTGATGAATACTTACTCGGTATTGATTATGTCATTCCAGAATATTCTTATCTCATCGAAAATCAAGATAAAATAAAAGCCTTAATCGTATCACATGGTCATGAAGACCATATTGGTGGTATCCCGTTTCTAGTCCAACAAGTGAACATACCTGTCATTTATGCTTCTGGTTTATCTTATGGATTAATCCAAGCTAAATTAGAAGAAAAAGTCAGCTTTCCAGTTAACCTAAAAAAATTCTCTGATGATGATGTCATTAAATTTAATAAACTAGAAATTGATTTCTTTAGGACTAACCATTCAATTCCGGATACTTTTGGAATTCGTGTCAAGACACCTGCAGGATCTATTGTTCACACAGGTGATTTTAAATTTGATTTTTCACCAACAGGAAAAGATACAAACTACCATAAAATGGCAAAAATTGGCGATGAAGGTGTCTTATGTTTATTATCAGATTCAACCAATGCTGAATTAGAAGATTTCACAACATCAGAAAAAGTTGTTTCTGAAACCATTAGAGAAATGTTTGAAGATATCGAAGGAAGAGTCATCATCGCAACATTCGCTTCTAATATTCACCGAATCCAACAAATTATTGAAGCCAGTGTTTCTACAGGTCGAAAAATAGCTGTATTCGGTCGTTCAATGTTGAGAAATATCGAAGTTGGAATGGAATTAGGCTACATTAATGTTCCTAAAAACACTTTTATTGATACAAGAAACCGAAATGCCTTAAAAAACAAAGAATTAACCATTATATCTACTGGTTCACAAGGTGAACCCTTTGCTGCACTGACTCGTATAGCCAATAAATCTCATAGACAAATATCATTAATTCCTGGAGATACAGTTATATTATCATCGTCACCAATTCCTGGTAATCAAGAGTCTGTAAATAAAACCATTAATTTACTACAAAAAAATGGCGCTAATGTCATTGTTCAATCACCATTTGCAGATGTCCATGCTTCAGGTCATGGTGGTCAAAGCGAATTGAAATTAATGCTAAAACTTATGAAACCTAAGTTTTTCGCACCCATCCATGGTGAACACAGGATGTTAAAGGCTCACCAACAATTAGCCATTGATACCGGAGTAGAACCTAACAATACTTTCATCCTAGAAAACGGCTTAGTTTTGGCCTTCTCTAATGGGAAAGCCTATATAAAAGGCAAGGTTAAAACTTCAGACGTTTATGTAGATAGCGAAAGTATAGGTGAAGTAGGATCCATGGTTATCAAAGATAGAAGAGAGCTATCTGAAGATGGTTTACTTTCTGTTGTTCTAACCATTAGCCAACAAAAATACGAAGTAATCTGCATGCCAAATATTGTTTCAAAAGGTTTTATTTTTGTTAGAGACAATTTTCAAATGATTAAAGATATGCAAAAAATAGTCATTGAATCTTCTAAAAAATACTTGAATCCTGAATTTAAAAAATTAAACATGAATGGTATCAAGAATGATATAACAAAATCTTTAAAAGCTTATATTAAAGAAGAAACTAATAGGGAACCAATGATTATGCCAATCATTATGGTCTTATAAAAGAAAAAAGCAGAAATTCTGCTTTTTTAAATTTCTACTTTCATTTTATGATTACAAACATCTTTAAACCAATAAAAGACATCTTTGGTCACCATAGCATCCTCTAAGGCATCGTGTCTTTGTTGGTTTAAATCTTCTTTAGCGTACATATTGTATGCATTAAATAAACCCAAATCATTTTTTAACCTAAAATAAGTTTTATGTAAACTTAACAAATCTACAAACTGCATATCATTGATAAAGTCATCTAGGTCATGGATTCTATTCAACTTAGATAATTCAGATTTATCATTTTTACCCCAAACATAAATAATGGGTTGATACTCTTGATTAATATTATATAAAATTTGATATAAGTCTTCAAACTTCGTACCATGATCAACATCATCTTGACTTAAATCTAAAAACTTTAAAGTTCTTTTCGATAGTTTCGGAAATAACTTTGGTTTAACAAAAGCGTTATATCTTTGAATTTCTTTGCCTCTAGCATCCGTTAAAACAAAGCCAACTTGAATAATCTCAGAAATGAATTTATTATAATTTTGATAAGGTGGCATAGACATTTCAAAATCGATAAATAAACGATATCTTTCTTGATTAATCAATTTTTTAATTTCGGTTTTTATCATTGAAATATCATAGAAAACTGTTGGTTGATTGCCCCTAGGAGACAATACCTTATCAATACTAACAACATTTTGAACTATAAAATCCTTGTAAATTCTCGTTTCTTTTTTTACTTTCAAGAAAACATAAATATCTTTATGAAAATAATCTAAAAACTGTCTAAACATGCCTTT harbors:
- the priA gene encoding primosomal protein N', giving the protein MFAKVLVDVKSKNVDKMYDYLIPKKYENILTLGSRVIVPFGSRQVMGYCLGISEHSEYHKELKSIERLVDLESYLNQELIELAQTLSRETGYLLISVLETILPSALKVMYKAKLSLIDEDGVDKNLLDLFKKQEEIYLDQIDESIYEEVLSLIKKKKLKQNYDIKKKNKNLSKRFVQLLIKDNQSLTDKQKLVYDYLYHRPGHKDLVNIVLNKVDISASVLNTMEKHHFIKIFDKEVYRKVETVYTRESFDVTLSHEQEVVYHEILSQLGHEHTILLHGVTGSGKTEIYMKAIESVIEKDQTVILLVPEISLTPMMIQRFKSKFKHLVASIHSGLSSMEKYDEWRRIINGEAKIVIGARSACFAPLKNIGLMIVDECHESSYKQTENLPYYAIDILKKRAKNHQALLLLGSATPNIESYARVSRGYYQLLKLENRALNSKPPLIKIINMLEEFKDGHSDDISRALLEAIKQRLDNDQQVILLINRRGYSNFMICRECGHVLKCKNCDISLTYHQASQQMKCHYCAYEQGVPKTCEHCGSRDLEFMGTGTQKIEADLKNKFPHAKIFRMDTDTTSKKNSHEKLLHQFQEKGDILIGTQMIAKGLDFPRVTLVGVLQADGNLFVPDFRAPEKTFQLIMQVSGRSGRRDTLGEVYIQAYNPNHYAIKYAYENDYQGFYEHEMRLRRIARYEPFYFLIQMELTGVSLKHIMVFGMALVKDLKKELAEDSICLGPSSDVIKIKNKYTSKIMIKFKNEPDINEIIQKMMTKYVDKDIYIRVDHFPGI
- a CDS encoding ribonuclease J, translated to MNNLLKLNNEAAVFALGGLGEVGKNMYVIQYEDELIIVDSGILFPDEYLLGIDYVIPEYSYLIENQDKIKALIVSHGHEDHIGGIPFLVQQVNIPVIYASGLSYGLIQAKLEEKVSFPVNLKKFSDDDVIKFNKLEIDFFRTNHSIPDTFGIRVKTPAGSIVHTGDFKFDFSPTGKDTNYHKMAKIGDEGVLCLLSDSTNAELEDFTTSEKVVSETIREMFEDIEGRVIIATFASNIHRIQQIIEASVSTGRKIAVFGRSMLRNIEVGMELGYINVPKNTFIDTRNRNALKNKELTIISTGSQGEPFAALTRIANKSHRQISLIPGDTVILSSSPIPGNQESVNKTINLLQKNGANVIVQSPFADVHASGHGGQSELKLMLKLMKPKFFAPIHGEHRMLKAHQQLAIDTGVEPNNTFILENGLVLAFSNGKAYIKGKVKTSDVYVDSESIGEVGSMVIKDRRELSEDGLLSVVLTISQQKYEVICMPNIVSKGFIFVRDNFQMIKDMQKIVIESSKKYLNPEFKKLNMNGIKNDITKSLKAYIKEETNREPMIMPIIMVL
- a CDS encoding exonuclease domain-containing protein, coding for MIETVYGKIVKVNEDKRLIAIMQHKKLAYFYMSKGMFRQFLDYFHKDIYVFLKVKKETRIYKDFIVQNVVSIDKVLSPRGNQPTVFYDISMIKTEIKKLINQERYRLFIDFEMSMPPYQNYNKFISEIIQVGFVLTDARGKEIQRYNAFVKPKLFPKLSKRTLKFLDLSQDDVDHGTKFEDLYQILYNINQEYQPIIYVWGKNDKSELSKLNRIHDLDDFINDMQFVDLLSLHKTYFRLKNDLGLFNAYNMYAKEDLNQQRHDALEDAMVTKDVFYWFKDVCNHKMKVEI